Proteins encoded by one window of Salmo trutta chromosome 17, fSalTru1.1, whole genome shotgun sequence:
- the slc44a5b gene encoding choline transporter-like protein 5-B isoform X2 codes for MARKTDIPPSYYGEPRNFDPSFRGPIHNRACTDVLCCVIFVIVILGYIALGTVAWIHGDPRKVVYPTDSHGQFCGQQGTPNANKAILFYFNILQCANPAVLINLQCPTTQLCVSKCPDRFATYLDMQYNYRYNNSYWEYYRQFCKPGFDNPRKSVAHVLRDEDCPSMIVPSRPFLQRCFPDFITRNGTLTVANKTDFKDGLGKTRSVIDLRDAANGITSLLDAKEVGMKIFEDYASSWYWILIGLVITMVVSLAFILLLRFTAGVLLWLIIFGVIAVVGYGIWHCYWEFSTLRGKPHSDGDVTISDIGFQTDFRVYLQLSQTWLILMISLSVIEAVIIVILIFLRRRVRIAIALLEEGSRAIGYIMSTLFYPIITFVLLAICIAYWAVIAVFLASSGDAVYKVMSTQDKCMYANLTCDPETFSLTNVTTVCPGSQCTFAFYGGESLYHHYIFVLQLCNLLVFLWLVNFTIALGQCTLAGAFASYYWALKKPQDIPSCPLFSSFSRAVRYHTGSLAFGSLILALVQMFRIVLEYLDHKLKGAHNAFARFLICCLKCCFWCLEHFIKFMNRNAYIMMAIYGKSFCTSAKDAFFLLMRNVVRVAVLDKVTDFLLFLGKVLISGSVGVLAFFFFTRKIPVIQEEVPSLNYYWVPLLTVILGSYLIAHGFFNVYAMCVDTLFLCFLVDLEVHNGSAARPFYMSRTLRHILNKNTNKRRKDKR; via the exons CCTGGATCCATGGCGACCCCAGGAAGGTGGTCTACCCCACTGACAGCCACGGACAGTTCTGTGGACAGCAGGGGACCCCCAACGC CAACAAAGCCATATTATTCTACTTCAACATATTGCAATGTGCCAATCCTGCCGTTCTCATTAACCTCCAGTGCCCTACAACTCAG CTCTGTGTCTCCAAGTGCCCAGACAGATTTGCCACATACCTAGACATGCAGTACAACTACAGGTACAACAACAGCTACTGGGAGTATTACAGGCAGTTCTGCAAGCCGGGCTTCGACAATCCTAGAAAG TCAGTTGCACACGTCTTGAGAGATGAGGACTGCCCATCTATGATAGTGCCAAGCAGACCTT tCCTTCAGAGGTGCTTCCCTGACTTCATCACCAGGAACGGGACGCTAACTGTCGCCAACAAGACGGACTTCAAAGACGGGTTAGGTAAAACGAGGAGCGTGATCGATCTCAGGGACGCTGCCAA TGGCATTACCAGTCTGCTAGATGCCAAGGAGGTTGGCATGAAGATATTTGAGGATTACGCCAGCTCCTGGTACTGGATCTTAAT aggTCTGGTGATAACCATGGTGGTCAGCCTGGCTTTTATCCTGCTGTTACGGTTCACAGCCGGAGTTCTCCTGTGGCTCATCATCTTTGGAGTCATCGCTGTGGTGGGCTATG ggatcTGGCACTGCTACTGGGAGTTCAGTACACTGAGAGGGAAGCCTCACAGTGATGGTGATGTTACCATCTCTGACATCGGCTTTCAGACGGACTTCAGGGTTTACCTGCAGCTCAGTCAAACCTGGCTCATCTTGA TGATCTCCCTATCAGTCATTGAGGCGGTCATCATAGTAATCCTGATATTCCTGAGGAGGAGAGTACGCATCGCCATCGCTCTGCTGGAGGAGGGGAGCAG gGCCATTGGTTACATCATGTCCACTCTCTTCTACCCGATCATCACTTTTGTGCTGCTGGCCATCTGCATAGCATACTGGGCAGTCATTGCTGT CTTCTTAGCGTCATCTGGCGATGCTGTCTACAAGGTCATGTCGACGCAGGACAAATGCATGTATGCCAACCTCACCTGTGATCCAGAG ACGTTCAGTCTGACCAACGTGACCACGGTGTGCCCCGGCTCCCAGTGCACCTTTGCCTTCTACGGCGGCGAGAGCCTCTACCACCACTACATCTTTGTGCTGCAGCTGTGCAACCTGCTGGTGTTCCTGTGGCTGGTCAACTTTACCATCGCCCTGGGACAGTGCACCCTGGCCGGGGCCTTCGCCTCCTACTACTGGGCCCTGAAGAAGCCCCAAGACATACCATCATGCCCCTTGTTTTCCTCCTTTAGCAGGGCTGTACG GTACCACACAGGCTCTCTGGCATTTGGCTCTCTGATCCTGGCCTTAGTGCAGATGTTTCGCATCGTTCTAGAGTATCTGGATCACAAACTCAAAG GTGCTCACAATGCTTTTGCCCGCTTCCTGATTTGCTGTCTCAAATGCTGCTTCTGGTGCCTGGAACATTTCATCAAGTTCATGAACAGGAACGCCTACATCATG ATGGCGATATATGGAAAGAGCTTCTGCACTTCGGCCAAAGATGCTTTCTTCCTCCTGATGAGGAACGTAGTAAG GGTGGCAGTGCTGGATAAGGTGACAGACTTTCTCCTCTTCTTGGGAAAAGTGCTTATTTCAGGGAGTGTTG GTGTTCTAGCATTCTTCTTCTTCACCCGTAAGATTCCAGTTATTCAAGAGGAGGTGCCATCACTAAATTACTACTGGGTCCCCCTACTG ACGGTGATACTAGGATCCTACCTGATCGCCCATGGCTTCTTCAACGTCTATGCTATGTGTGTGGACACCTTATTCCTATGTTTCT TGGTGGATCTGGAGGTGCACAACGGCTCTGCAGCCAGACCCTTCTATATGAGCAGAACCCTGAGACACATCCTCAACAAGAACACCAACAAGAGGAGGAAAGACAAGAGATAg
- the slc44a5b gene encoding choline transporter-like protein 5-B isoform X1, whose amino-acid sequence MARKTDIPPSYYGEPRNFDPSFRGPIHNRACTDVLCCVIFVIVILGYIALGTVAWIHGDPRKVVYPTDSHGQFCGQQGTPNANKAILFYFNILQCANPAVLINLQCPTTQLCVSKCPDRFATYLDMQYNYRYNNSYWEYYRQFCKPGFDNPRKSVAHVLRDEDCPSMIVPSRPFLQRCFPDFITRNGTLTVANKTDFKDGLGKTRSVIDLRDAANGITSLLDAKEVGMKIFEDYASSWYWILIGLVITMVVSLAFILLLRFTAGVLLWLIIFGVIAVVGYGIWHCYWEFSTLRGKPHSDGDVTISDIGFQTDFRVYLQLSQTWLILMISLSVIEAVIIVILIFLRRRVRIAIALLEEGSRAIGYIMSTLFYPIITFVLLAICIAYWAVIAVFLASSGDAVYKVMSTQDKCMYANLTCDPETFSLTNVTTVCPGSQCTFAFYGGESLYHHYIFVLQLCNLLVFLWLVNFTIALGQCTLAGAFASYYWALKKPQDIPSCPLFSSFSRAVRYHTGSLAFGSLILALVQMFRIVLEYLDHKLKGAHNAFARFLICCLKCCFWCLEHFIKFMNRNAYIMMAIYGKSFCTSAKDAFFLLMRNVVRVAVLDKVTDFLLFLGKVLISGSVGVLAFFFFTRKIPVIQEEVPSLNYYWVPLLTVILGSYLIAHGFFNVYAMCVDTLFLCFCEDLERNDGSPLKPFYMSPQLHRILRREQGAKLYASS is encoded by the exons CCTGGATCCATGGCGACCCCAGGAAGGTGGTCTACCCCACTGACAGCCACGGACAGTTCTGTGGACAGCAGGGGACCCCCAACGC CAACAAAGCCATATTATTCTACTTCAACATATTGCAATGTGCCAATCCTGCCGTTCTCATTAACCTCCAGTGCCCTACAACTCAG CTCTGTGTCTCCAAGTGCCCAGACAGATTTGCCACATACCTAGACATGCAGTACAACTACAGGTACAACAACAGCTACTGGGAGTATTACAGGCAGTTCTGCAAGCCGGGCTTCGACAATCCTAGAAAG TCAGTTGCACACGTCTTGAGAGATGAGGACTGCCCATCTATGATAGTGCCAAGCAGACCTT tCCTTCAGAGGTGCTTCCCTGACTTCATCACCAGGAACGGGACGCTAACTGTCGCCAACAAGACGGACTTCAAAGACGGGTTAGGTAAAACGAGGAGCGTGATCGATCTCAGGGACGCTGCCAA TGGCATTACCAGTCTGCTAGATGCCAAGGAGGTTGGCATGAAGATATTTGAGGATTACGCCAGCTCCTGGTACTGGATCTTAAT aggTCTGGTGATAACCATGGTGGTCAGCCTGGCTTTTATCCTGCTGTTACGGTTCACAGCCGGAGTTCTCCTGTGGCTCATCATCTTTGGAGTCATCGCTGTGGTGGGCTATG ggatcTGGCACTGCTACTGGGAGTTCAGTACACTGAGAGGGAAGCCTCACAGTGATGGTGATGTTACCATCTCTGACATCGGCTTTCAGACGGACTTCAGGGTTTACCTGCAGCTCAGTCAAACCTGGCTCATCTTGA TGATCTCCCTATCAGTCATTGAGGCGGTCATCATAGTAATCCTGATATTCCTGAGGAGGAGAGTACGCATCGCCATCGCTCTGCTGGAGGAGGGGAGCAG gGCCATTGGTTACATCATGTCCACTCTCTTCTACCCGATCATCACTTTTGTGCTGCTGGCCATCTGCATAGCATACTGGGCAGTCATTGCTGT CTTCTTAGCGTCATCTGGCGATGCTGTCTACAAGGTCATGTCGACGCAGGACAAATGCATGTATGCCAACCTCACCTGTGATCCAGAG ACGTTCAGTCTGACCAACGTGACCACGGTGTGCCCCGGCTCCCAGTGCACCTTTGCCTTCTACGGCGGCGAGAGCCTCTACCACCACTACATCTTTGTGCTGCAGCTGTGCAACCTGCTGGTGTTCCTGTGGCTGGTCAACTTTACCATCGCCCTGGGACAGTGCACCCTGGCCGGGGCCTTCGCCTCCTACTACTGGGCCCTGAAGAAGCCCCAAGACATACCATCATGCCCCTTGTTTTCCTCCTTTAGCAGGGCTGTACG GTACCACACAGGCTCTCTGGCATTTGGCTCTCTGATCCTGGCCTTAGTGCAGATGTTTCGCATCGTTCTAGAGTATCTGGATCACAAACTCAAAG GTGCTCACAATGCTTTTGCCCGCTTCCTGATTTGCTGTCTCAAATGCTGCTTCTGGTGCCTGGAACATTTCATCAAGTTCATGAACAGGAACGCCTACATCATG ATGGCGATATATGGAAAGAGCTTCTGCACTTCGGCCAAAGATGCTTTCTTCCTCCTGATGAGGAACGTAGTAAG GGTGGCAGTGCTGGATAAGGTGACAGACTTTCTCCTCTTCTTGGGAAAAGTGCTTATTTCAGGGAGTGTTG GTGTTCTAGCATTCTTCTTCTTCACCCGTAAGATTCCAGTTATTCAAGAGGAGGTGCCATCACTAAATTACTACTGGGTCCCCCTACTG ACGGTGATACTAGGATCCTACCTGATCGCCCATGGCTTCTTCAACGTCTATGCTATGTGTGTGGACACCTTATTCCTATGTTTCT GTGAAGACCTGGAGAGGAACGACGGCTCGCCCCTCAAGCCCTTCTACATGTCCCCTCAACTGCACAGGATCCTCCGCAGAGAGCAGGGCGCCAAGCTCTACGCTTCCTCCTGA